From Melitaea cinxia chromosome 23, ilMelCinx1.1, whole genome shotgun sequence, the proteins below share one genomic window:
- the LOC123664993 gene encoding telomerase reverse transcriptase-like — MYHPICFSQYFVNKENVRSFNNILNSKLLKSVNNDLFLRNIFEEEKLVCEISTELKEIISEVRQNIKSYSKHDFKNYLVVCEDTRRGLQIVDKSDVLSSCCTVLYMIIPEKFYGNIHNKNIFNNCTKIIVYSMKHQCLFLDKMISKWDLSKFPWSTVNTTLCSKILYRILYWIFKIILSSIISLNYYVTACKLNNDDNKLYYFLKNQWQRFFDIQLSKMVIAKVLKKIEPYCLGKKIRNKYSSEERLKLKIIKKSIFKLHLILKPNNDYRPIVRYKNEALNSSEKYKIKERLSFLHTLTGKSYEKIENQFSSLYSLWKKNKQPKLYFVKTDLSNAFGSINKDKLLMVLHEHYLEFLKSDKSSFIKNKFAQLYREMVTELKSPLLIRAGSTIYEWKKGLVQGYKYSPALCELYYSYLDKIYFKEYFKKHSNDMKLFIRVVDDYLYITDTLEDAQSFLKALTNYRNVNFTKTFVNFQHPTIKFSEDITFLGYSYNTVNLEVSRASTVFAGYMCYKICFSPAVSNLAKFIENRIEQSGIPVNRQIFNFNHNNEESIWHHIFITFCLSANKFCTILAIYCDEKQMPQYLVVYKTKVAVKLCNSILDTLKKYQSPDFIFKYCINHFRYLAYKALLLCAQQTPKCNVLVPYVNIEVAKTNCINGKWREHSSKICKSGKSLMPACRQVCKRADLKIIMKSFGVLPVGVQCFNHKLFYNEFLK; from the coding sequence ATGTATCATCCAATTTGTTTTTCGCAATACTTTGTAAATAAAGAGAATGTAAgatcatttaataatatattaaattcaaagTTATTGAAAAGTGTAAATAATGATCTGTTTCTTCGGAATATATTTGAAGAAGAAAAATTGGTTTGCGAAATATCAACTGAACTCAAAGAAATAATATCAGAAGTAAGACAGAATATCAAAAGTTACAGTAAACATGATTTTAAGAACTATCTCGTAGTGTGTGAAGATACTCGACGAGGTTTGCAGATAGTTGATAAATCAGATGTTTTGTCAAGTTGCTGTACCGTACTATACATGATAATACCTGAAAAATTTTAtggaaacatacataataagAACATTTTTAACAACTGTACAAAAATCATAGTATACAGCATGAAACATCAATGTTTATTTCTTGATAAAATGATTAGTAAATGGGATCTGTCCAAATTTCCTTGGAGTACTGTAAATACTACATTATGTTCTAAAATACTCTACCGCATTCTTTATtggatctttaaaattattttatcatcaatCATATCCTTGAACTATTATGTCACAGCATGTAAATTAAACAATGATGACAAtaagttgtattattttttaaaaaatcaatggCAAAGATTCTTTGATATACAATTATCGAAAATGGTAATAGCaaaggttttaaaaaaaattgaaccaTATTGTTTGGgcaaaaaaattagaaataaatatagctCTGAAGAAagattgaaattgaaaataataaaaaaaagcatctttaaattacatttaattttgaaacctaATAATGATTACAGACCAATCGTACGTTATAAAAATGAAGCTTTAAACTCatctgaaaaatataaaattaaggaGAGATTGAGTTTTCTTCACACGCTGACTGgcaaaagttatgaaaaaatcGAAAATCAATTTTCATCCCTATATTCATTATggaagaaaaataaacaacctaaattatattttgttaaaacagATTTATCTAATGCTTTTGGATCAATTAATAAAGATAAGCTTTTGATGGTCCTACATGAGCattatttagaatttctaaaatCAGATAAATCttcttttatcaaaaataaatttgctcAACTTTACAGAGAAATGGTAACTGAGCTTAAAAGTCCACTTTTGATCCGTGCAGGTTCTACAATTTATGAATGGAAAAAAGGATTAGTGCAAGGATATAAATATTCACCAGCATTGTGTGAATTATACTACTCATATTTAgacaagatttattttaaagagtattttaaaaaacacaGTAATGACATGAAACTATTTATCAGAGTTGTTGATGACTATTTGTACATTACCGACACTTTAGAAGATGCACAATCATTTTTAAAGGCTTTAACTAACTATAGAAATGTAAACTTTACAAAAACATTTGTCAATTTTCAACATCCAACAATTAAATTTAGTGAAGACATAACTTTTCTCGGATATTCCTACAACACTGTTAACTTGGAAGTGAGTAGAGCTAGTACTGTGTTTGCTGGATATAtgtgttataaaatttgtttttcacCAGCAGTCTCTAATTTAGCCAAGTTTATTGAAAACAGGATTGAACAGTCTGGAATTCCAGTCAAcagacaaatttttaattttaaccacAACAATGAAGAATCAATATGgcatcatatttttataacattttgtttgtcagctaataaattttgtacaattttagcTATTTATTGTGATGAGAAACAGATGCCGCAGTATTTAGTAGTGTATAAGACTAAGGTTGCTGTTAAACTTTGTAACAGTATTTTAGACACTTTGAAAAAATATCAATCTCCAgactttattttcaaatattgtataaatcaTTTTCGTTATTTAGCCTACAAAGCTCTGTTGTTATGTGCACAGCAAACACCAAAGTGTAATGTCTTGGTTCCATATGTAAATATTGAAGTGGCCAAGACTAATTGTATTAAtggaaaatggcgtgaacattCTAGCAAAATATGTAAAAGTGGAAAAAGTCTAATGCCAGCATGTAGACAAGTATGTAAAAGAGCTGATCTTAAGATAATTATGAAAAGTTTTGGTGTTTTACCAGTAGGTGTTCAATGTTTTAATCATAAACTATTTTACAatgaatttttgaaataa